A stretch of [Clostridium] scindens DNA encodes these proteins:
- the grpE gene encoding nucleotide exchange factor GrpE has translation MVKEAVEEAKKSAGEQPEGEPGEDQAEEECAKEASEGEEASENEEEEPDEEDEDKKSGKKLFGKKNKKDKKDEKIEELTDRITRQMAEFDNFRKRTEKEKSQMYEIGAKDIIEKILPVVDNFERGLDAVKEEDKEDPFIQGMEMVYKQLMTVLGELGVKPIEAVGKEFDPNLHNAVMHVEDENFGENIIAEEFQKGYMYRDSVVRHSMVKVAN, from the coding sequence ATGGTAAAAGAGGCGGTGGAAGAAGCCAAAAAATCGGCCGGGGAACAGCCGGAAGGCGAGCCCGGGGAAGATCAGGCAGAAGAAGAGTGTGCCAAAGAGGCATCCGAAGGTGAAGAAGCCTCCGAGAACGAGGAAGAAGAGCCGGATGAGGAAGACGAAGATAAAAAGTCTGGCAAGAAACTATTTGGCAAAAAGAATAAGAAAGATAAAAAGGACGAGAAGATTGAGGAACTGACTGACAGGATCACTCGTCAAATGGCAGAGTTTGATAACTTCCGCAAGCGTACGGAAAAGGAGAAATCCCAGATGTACGAGATAGGAGCGAAAGATATCATAGAAAAGATTCTTCCGGTAGTCGACAACTTTGAGCGAGGGCTTGACGCTGTCAAGGAAGAAGACAAGGAAGACCCATTTATCCAGGGAATGGAGATGGTGTATAAGCAGTTAATGACTGTGCTGGGAGAATTGGGCGTTAAGCCGATCGAAGCGGTAGGCAAAGAATTCGACCCGAATCTCCACAATGCAGTGATGCATGTGGAAGATGAGAACTTTGGCGAGAATATCATAGCCGAGGAATTCCAGAAAGGTTATATGTACCGTGACTCCGTAGTGAGGCACAGCATGGTAAAAGTAGCAAACTAA
- the hrcA gene encoding heat-inducible transcriptional repressor HrcA: protein MVSEHGLSDRKLKILHAIIQNYLETGEPVGSRTISKYTDLNLSSATIRNEMADLEEMGYIMQPHTSAGRIPSDKGYRLYVDMLMEEKEQELSEMQEQMLDKADKMDQLLRQAAKVLANSTNYATMVSTPMNNANKLKFIQLSMVDDEQIIAVIVLGGNVIKNKIIDIDEPISNENLLKLNMLLNTTLNGMSIEEINLGLIARLKEQAGIHSEVIGNVLDAVADVIQVDDDMQIYTSGATNIFKYPELSDNQSAQEIISAFEEKQQLSELVTQTLSQEDNTGIQVYIGDETPVKTMKDCSVVTATYELGDGMKGTIGIIGPKRMDYEHVLKSMKRLQSELDEMFHRKE, encoded by the coding sequence ATGGTATCAGAACATGGACTTAGCGACCGCAAGCTTAAGATCCTTCATGCGATTATCCAGAACTATCTGGAGACAGGCGAGCCGGTTGGTTCCAGAACCATATCAAAGTATACGGATCTGAACTTAAGTTCTGCAACCATCCGTAACGAGATGGCGGACTTGGAAGAGATGGGCTACATCATGCAGCCTCACACGTCGGCCGGACGCATTCCTTCGGATAAAGGCTACAGACTCTATGTAGATATGCTGATGGAAGAAAAAGAACAGGAACTGAGCGAGATGCAGGAACAGATGCTGGATAAGGCGGATAAGATGGATCAGCTTCTGAGACAGGCGGCAAAGGTTTTGGCTAACAGTACGAACTATGCGACGATGGTATCCACGCCCATGAACAATGCGAACAAACTCAAGTTCATTCAGCTGTCCATGGTAGACGACGAGCAGATCATCGCGGTAATCGTGCTTGGAGGCAATGTGATCAAGAATAAGATCATTGATATTGACGAGCCAATCAGCAATGAGAATCTGTTGAAATTGAATATGCTTTTAAACACGACGCTGAATGGCATGTCTATCGAGGAGATCAATCTTGGACTGATCGCAAGGCTGAAGGAGCAGGCAGGCATACACAGCGAGGTGATTGGAAACGTTCTGGATGCGGTGGCGGATGTCATCCAAGTGGATGACGACATGCAGATCTATACAAGCGGAGCCACGAACATCTTCAAGTATCCGGAACTCAGCGATAATCAAAGCGCCCAGGAGATCATCAGCGCGTTTGAGGAAAAACAGCAGCTTAGCGAGCTGGTAACGCAGACATTATCGCAGGAAGATAATACAGGGATCCAGGTCTACATCGGTGATGAGACGCCGGTCAAGACCATGAAGGACTGCAGCGTTGTCACCGCCACTTATGAATTAGGCGACGGCATGAAGGGAACCATAGGTATTATCGGGCCAAAGAGAATGGATTATGAGCATGTATTAAAATCCATGAAGCGGCTTCAAAGCGAATTGGATGAAATGTTTCATAGAAAAGAATAG
- a CDS encoding MBL fold metallo-hydrolase, producing MDCRDILIRQVDNAGVLIRLGDTWICTDILCAHGYGKYMTADEAAIEELYQAEPEEWPEACLITHEHPDHFSEERMRRYARIHKEMKIISNEAVVSRLRPCIEEDRLTAIGRGRKQKIMAGKTLITAFSSRHMGRQYDAIVNLSFLLEYRGYRILITGDADPRYLLRQAAELGMKADLLISPFAYITLRFARRQLEEVLGARQVFAIHLPAGGKDGTRFREILNAAQKEEGIPRIIYGNELGQELVIKIV from the coding sequence TTGGATTGCAGGGATATCTTAATCCGGCAGGTAGACAATGCAGGGGTTCTGATCCGTCTGGGAGACACTTGGATCTGCACGGATATTCTATGTGCCCATGGATATGGCAAATACATGACGGCAGATGAAGCAGCGATAGAGGAACTGTATCAGGCAGAGCCTGAGGAATGGCCGGAAGCGTGCCTGATCACGCATGAGCATCCGGATCATTTCTCCGAAGAAAGGATGCGGCGCTATGCAAGGATCCATAAAGAGATGAAGATCATCTCTAACGAGGCAGTCGTAAGCCGCCTGCGCCCCTGCATAGAGGAAGACCGGCTGACGGCCATAGGAAGAGGAAGGAAGCAGAAGATCATGGCAGGAAAGACGTTGATCACTGCCTTTAGCAGCAGGCATATGGGACGTCAGTACGATGCGATCGTGAACCTAAGCTTCCTGCTGGAGTATCGGGGATATAGGATATTGATTACCGGGGATGCAGATCCCCGGTATTTGCTGAGGCAGGCGGCGGAACTGGGGATGAAGGCAGATCTTCTGATCAGCCCGTTTGCCTATATCACCCTCCGGTTTGCCAGAAGGCAGCTGGAAGAAGTGCTGGGAGCGCGCCAGGTATTTGCAATCCATCTGCCTGCGGGCGGAAAAGATGGGACGCGCTTTCGGGAGATTCTGAATGCCGCGCAAAAGGAGGAAGGAATTCCCCGGATCATCTATGGAAACGAACTCGGCCAGGAGCTAGTTATAAAAATTGTATAA
- a CDS encoding lipoate--protein ligase: MNYIVWAESNDPRYNLAVEAHLQTLVKEGDVILYLWQNEHTVVIGKNQNILKECRARLLEEEGGYVARRTTGGGAVYQDMGNVCFTFLASPEMYDLKRQSGIIADACRFYGIETQASGRNDILTKEGLKFSGNAYSKTASCNVQHGTLMVDVDKERMTRYLTPSKEKMKAKGVDSVRSRVCNLRDLNQEITTQGIMEQMAESFQKEYGTAQILKLGGEDQEKIRQIYESYCSWEWVYGQSPACEIVHQKRFVWGEVEVQMHLENLVIKEIKVYTDALDIGLPQAIEKAFRGRRYDLSDVATDAAEGESAIERQKQVKEVIDWIAGIS; the protein is encoded by the coding sequence ATGAATTATATCGTATGGGCAGAATCGAATGATCCAAGATACAATCTGGCAGTGGAAGCCCACTTGCAGACGTTGGTAAAAGAAGGGGATGTCATTTTGTACCTGTGGCAGAATGAGCATACTGTAGTAATAGGAAAGAATCAGAATATCCTGAAAGAATGCAGGGCCAGGCTACTGGAAGAGGAAGGCGGCTATGTGGCCCGTCGGACGACGGGGGGCGGCGCGGTCTACCAGGATATGGGAAATGTCTGCTTCACCTTTCTTGCGTCTCCAGAGATGTATGACTTGAAAAGACAGTCCGGGATCATTGCGGATGCGTGCAGATTCTACGGAATTGAGACGCAGGCTTCCGGACGGAATGATATCCTGACCAAGGAAGGACTGAAATTTTCCGGCAATGCGTATTCCAAGACAGCCAGCTGCAATGTGCAGCACGGAACGCTGATGGTGGACGTGGACAAGGAGAGGATGACCCGCTATCTGACGCCGTCTAAAGAGAAGATGAAGGCGAAAGGCGTCGATTCTGTCAGATCCCGGGTGTGCAACCTAAGGGACTTGAATCAGGAAATTACGACACAGGGAATCATGGAGCAGATGGCGGAAAGTTTTCAGAAGGAATATGGTACGGCGCAGATTCTGAAACTAGGCGGGGAGGATCAAGAGAAGATCCGGCAGATCTATGAATCCTATTGTTCCTGGGAATGGGTATATGGACAGTCTCCGGCGTGCGAGATCGTTCATCAGAAACGGTTCGTCTGGGGAGAAGTAGAGGTTCAGATGCACTTGGAAAACCTCGTTATCAAGGAGATAAAGGTATATACGGACGCATTGGACATCGGCCTGCCGCAGGCGATCGAGAAGGCATTCAGAGGCAGGCGTTATGATCTGTCAGACGTAGCCACGGACGCGGCAGAAGGAGAATCCGCCATAGAAAGGCAGAAGCAGGTGAAGGAGGTAATTGATTGGATTGCAGGGATATCTTAA
- a CDS encoding ABC transporter permease — MKNNSNTIMSGGAMKAIKRNLGILVALVALCVVLSFATSAFLTSKNIMNVLQQISTNGMIAFGMTYVILLGGIDLSVGSVVALSGVMSMALMARSGWGLVPALLAGVLIGTVIGLIDGFFITKVNMPAFIVTLAMMNIARGFALITTSGKPIYVQDDRLLIIGNGKLLENVPLQAVYMLIIFALLFVVLNYTKYGRHLYATGGNIEAARFSGINVNRVQLTAYIISGTVSGFAGVLTAARLYSALPSMGEGAEMNAIAAVVLGGTMMTGGSGTLGGTLIGALIIGVMNNGLNLMGVSSYWQDVAKGVIIILAIYMDIIRNKKKVK; from the coding sequence ATGAAAAATAACAGTAATACCATCATGAGTGGCGGTGCCATGAAAGCGATAAAGAGGAATCTGGGAATTCTGGTCGCCTTGGTCGCATTGTGCGTGGTCTTATCCTTTGCCACATCTGCATTTTTGACAAGCAAGAATATCATGAACGTTCTGCAGCAGATATCTACGAACGGAATGATCGCGTTCGGCATGACATACGTAATCCTGCTTGGAGGCATTGACCTGTCGGTAGGATCGGTAGTCGCGCTCTCAGGCGTAATGTCTATGGCCCTGATGGCCAGATCCGGCTGGGGCCTGGTACCGGCGCTTCTCGCAGGCGTCCTGATCGGAACTGTGATCGGCCTGATTGACGGATTCTTCATTACAAAGGTCAATATGCCGGCATTCATCGTTACGCTGGCAATGATGAACATAGCCAGAGGCTTCGCGCTTATCACCACCAGCGGAAAGCCCATCTATGTACAGGACGACAGGCTGCTTATTATAGGTAACGGCAAGCTGCTGGAGAATGTGCCTTTGCAGGCAGTCTATATGCTGATCATCTTTGCGCTTCTGTTCGTCGTGCTGAATTATACCAAGTATGGGCGCCATCTGTATGCGACTGGCGGAAATATCGAGGCTGCAAGATTTTCAGGAATTAATGTTAACCGCGTTCAATTGACCGCGTATATCATCTCAGGAACCGTTTCCGGATTTGCCGGAGTCCTGACGGCAGCGAGACTGTATTCCGCGCTTCCATCCATGGGAGAAGGCGCGGAGATGAATGCGATCGCGGCAGTCGTGCTTGGCGGTACCATGATGACAGGAGGATCCGGAACCCTTGGCGGAACCCTGATTGGCGCCCTGATCATCGGAGTCATGAACAACGGACTGAACCTGATGGGCGTCAGCTCTTACTGGCAGGATGTGGCGAAAGGCGTAATCATTATCCTTGCCATCTATATGGACATCATCAGGAATAAAAAGAAAGTAAAATAA
- a CDS encoding sugar ABC transporter ATP-binding protein — protein sequence MSEKMIVKMENITKRFGPVAALKDVSFELREGETHALLGENGSGKSTLIKVLGGIHKKNEGRILIDGKEVDIDSVDTANNYGISIVHQELSFAPMMTVADNIFMGREYTNKLGLIDSKRIRKETRDALEAFGSDIQPDDLMANLSVSQQQVVEIVKALSNNAKILVMDEPSASLSLKEVEHLYESIDRLKELGISIIYVSHRMEELFRLGDRVTVLRDGEYVGTKNLADVTEDDLVQMMVGRAIEEHYGEHEVKEEVVLEVKGLSRGRMVQDVSFSVRKGEVVGIAGIVGAGRSETARVIAGIDNGYEGEILLNGEVIKINKPNDAISRGIVLIPENRKEQGLVLGQTVKENATITILDRFIKFVGVNFKLMNQVTDDLIKKFNIKVSSRDQETGKLSGGNQQKVVLAKWLATNPKLLILDEPTRGIDVGAKAEIYKLIDELACQGMSTLMISSDLPELMRVCDTIYVMRRGRMGGRLSGEDLNQELIIKHATGGGQNEK from the coding sequence ATGAGTGAAAAAATGATTGTAAAGATGGAGAATATTACGAAGCGTTTTGGCCCTGTAGCAGCGTTAAAAGACGTTAGCTTCGAACTCCGAGAAGGCGAGACGCATGCGCTTCTGGGCGAGAATGGCTCTGGAAAGTCTACATTGATCAAGGTTCTGGGCGGAATACATAAAAAGAATGAGGGCCGCATTCTCATTGATGGCAAAGAAGTGGATATTGACAGCGTAGATACGGCGAACAATTATGGGATCAGCATCGTGCATCAGGAACTGTCGTTTGCCCCGATGATGACGGTAGCCGACAATATCTTTATGGGGAGAGAATATACCAATAAGCTTGGCCTTATTGACTCCAAGCGTATAAGGAAAGAGACACGGGATGCACTGGAGGCTTTCGGTTCGGATATCCAGCCGGATGACTTGATGGCAAACTTAAGCGTTTCCCAGCAGCAGGTAGTAGAAATTGTAAAAGCACTTTCCAACAATGCAAAGATACTGGTTATGGACGAGCCTTCCGCCTCTTTGTCCCTAAAAGAAGTAGAACACCTTTATGAAAGTATAGACAGGCTGAAAGAACTGGGGATCTCCATTATCTATGTATCCCATCGTATGGAGGAACTGTTCCGGCTGGGAGACAGGGTTACCGTCTTAAGGGATGGAGAATATGTAGGCACGAAGAATCTTGCGGACGTAACGGAAGACGATCTGGTCCAGATGATGGTCGGACGGGCGATCGAGGAACACTACGGAGAGCATGAGGTAAAGGAAGAGGTAGTCCTTGAAGTAAAAGGACTGTCAAGAGGCAGAATGGTGCAGGATGTCAGTTTTTCCGTCAGAAAAGGAGAAGTCGTGGGAATCGCAGGCATCGTAGGCGCAGGACGAAGCGAGACAGCCAGGGTCATCGCAGGCATCGACAATGGGTATGAAGGCGAGATCCTGCTGAACGGGGAAGTCATAAAGATTAATAAGCCAAATGATGCCATATCAAGAGGAATCGTCCTGATTCCGGAAAACCGCAAGGAGCAGGGGCTGGTTCTGGGACAGACGGTGAAAGAGAATGCAACCATTACGATTCTTGACAGATTCATTAAGTTTGTGGGCGTTAATTTTAAACTGATGAATCAGGTTACGGATGATCTGATCAAGAAATTCAATATCAAAGTCTCGTCAAGAGACCAGGAAACAGGAAAATTAAGTGGCGGAAACCAGCAGAAAGTTGTTCTTGCCAAATGGCTGGCAACCAACCCTAAATTGCTTATTTTGGATGAACCCACTCGTGGAATAGATGTAGGCGCCAAGGCTGAAATCTACAAGCTGATTGATGAACTGGCATGCCAGGGAATGAGCACGCTTATGATTTCCTCTGATCTGCCTGAACTTATGAGGGTATGCGACACCATTTACGTAATGAGAAGAGGAAGAATGGGAGGACGGCTCAGCGGCGAAGATTTGAATCAGGAATTAATTATCAAGCATGCAACAGGAGGGGGACAAAATGAAAAATAA
- a CDS encoding sugar ABC transporter substrate-binding protein — protein sequence MKRRRFTKVVAVAAVLAMVLGMTACSGKSDSDADKKDSKKKTESDSGKHTDIYESASELYKEGEKNKVGITVIDNVIPHCQAFIEGAKSVIEENGDEAVILDPGFDAVVQASNIDDFVAQGCVGVVCETIDGKALITCTQNAVDAGVMVASADFPFGEGFEDLVCSQTMTPNEEAGEVLAEKMFEDVGEGANVVILATPNSGSQARADGFRTVCKKNKMNIIFDGDGGGEVELANSVMQDLLQANDKIDAVICSNDEQAIGAYTAAESAGRADEVKCYGFDGAPEAIEFILKGQEAASLGQQPYEMGKQTALDLYKALKGEDIGAAIKYTPYKVITKDNAEVRKETYYNGDPDYKFE from the coding sequence ATGAAAAGGAGAAGGTTTACAAAGGTAGTTGCAGTGGCAGCAGTCCTGGCAATGGTCCTGGGCATGACAGCATGTTCTGGAAAGTCGGATTCGGACGCGGACAAGAAGGATTCCAAGAAAAAGACGGAGTCTGATTCCGGCAAGCATACGGATATTTATGAATCTGCCAGCGAGCTCTACAAAGAAGGCGAAAAGAATAAGGTGGGAATCACGGTAATCGACAATGTTATCCCGCACTGCCAGGCATTTATCGAAGGCGCAAAATCAGTAATTGAAGAAAACGGCGATGAGGCTGTTATTCTGGATCCGGGATTTGATGCAGTGGTACAGGCCAGCAACATTGATGACTTCGTAGCACAGGGATGCGTTGGCGTCGTATGCGAGACCATCGATGGAAAGGCATTGATCACATGTACGCAGAATGCAGTAGATGCAGGCGTTATGGTGGCATCCGCAGACTTCCCGTTTGGAGAAGGCTTTGAAGACCTGGTTTGCTCACAGACCATGACTCCGAACGAGGAGGCAGGAGAAGTGCTGGCAGAGAAGATGTTTGAAGATGTTGGAGAAGGTGCCAACGTAGTCATCCTGGCAACGCCGAACTCAGGCTCCCAGGCAAGAGCAGATGGTTTCCGTACCGTATGCAAGAAGAATAAAATGAACATCATCTTTGACGGCGATGGCGGCGGAGAAGTAGAACTTGCTAACTCCGTCATGCAGGATCTCCTTCAGGCAAATGATAAGATCGACGCAGTCATCTGCTCCAATGACGAGCAGGCAATTGGCGCATATACAGCAGCGGAATCTGCAGGCCGGGCAGATGAAGTAAAATGCTATGGATTTGACGGAGCGCCTGAGGCGATCGAATTCATCCTCAAGGGACAGGAAGCAGCTTCTCTTGGCCAGCAGCCATATGAAATGGGCAAGCAGACAGCGCTTGATCTCTACAAAGCACTTAAGGGAGAAGACATAGGAGCGGCTATCAAGTATACGCCTTACAAGGTCATCACCAAGGATAACGCAGAAGTAAGAAAAGAAACGTATTACAACGGCGATCCTGACTACAAGTTTGAGTAA
- the lpdA gene encoding dihydrolipoyl dehydrogenase yields MNDINIVVIGGGPGGYVAAIRAAQLGAQVTLIEKDKMGGTCLNVGCIPTKVLLHAAELMSADAEAADFGIQLNKEGFDWEKLQGKKEKITGQLVKGVTGLMKSNGIEVLKGKASFCSPEILKVVFEDGSEKKFTPDKIIIATGSVPAVPPIKGLKESKGWIDSTKALSLEKVPKSMIVIGGGVIGIEMATIYSQLGCEITVIEAMPKILPLMDEELGTLLARRMGRKKIKIMTSTSVLSVEDKDDEVEVTISDGKEEKTLLAEKVLVTVGRKSYTDTLNLDESGIEYDGSRILVNDRMETNVPGIYAIGDCTGSTMLAHVASAQGEIAAENAMNGKRSYDESTCPSCVYTSPEFAGVGLTEAKAAQMGYKYKIGKFPLKANGKALIMNNGEGVVKFVVEEESDKILGVHILGSRATDLIGEAAIAIGMGASIEDLANVIHAHPTLSEAIREGALSSIHLAIHIPNK; encoded by the coding sequence TTGAATGATATCAATATTGTGGTAATCGGGGGAGGCCCAGGCGGTTATGTGGCTGCCATCAGGGCTGCCCAGCTGGGCGCCCAGGTTACGCTTATAGAAAAGGATAAGATGGGCGGCACCTGCCTGAACGTAGGCTGCATCCCTACCAAGGTCCTGCTGCATGCCGCCGAACTGATGTCGGCGGACGCAGAAGCGGCAGACTTTGGAATTCAATTGAATAAAGAAGGATTTGACTGGGAGAAACTTCAGGGCAAGAAGGAAAAGATCACAGGCCAGCTGGTAAAAGGCGTGACAGGCCTGATGAAGAGCAACGGTATCGAAGTACTGAAAGGAAAAGCCAGCTTCTGCTCGCCAGAGATACTGAAAGTGGTATTTGAGGATGGGAGCGAGAAGAAATTTACGCCGGATAAGATTATCATTGCAACGGGCTCCGTGCCAGCGGTTCCCCCGATCAAAGGGCTGAAGGAATCCAAAGGATGGATCGATTCTACAAAGGCGCTAAGCCTTGAAAAGGTGCCGAAGTCTATGATCGTCATAGGCGGAGGCGTGATCGGAATCGAGATGGCGACGATTTACAGCCAGCTAGGATGCGAGATTACGGTAATCGAGGCCATGCCCAAGATCCTGCCGCTGATGGATGAAGAACTGGGAACACTCCTGGCAAGAAGGATGGGCCGTAAAAAGATAAAGATCATGACCAGCACCTCCGTCCTATCGGTGGAAGATAAGGATGACGAGGTGGAAGTGACGATATCGGACGGGAAAGAAGAAAAGACGCTTCTGGCTGAGAAAGTGCTGGTAACCGTAGGACGAAAGAGTTATACGGATACCCTGAATCTGGACGAATCCGGCATCGAATATGACGGCAGCCGCATTCTTGTTAATGACAGGATGGAGACCAATGTGCCAGGCATCTATGCCATCGGCGACTGTACCGGAAGCACGATGCTGGCCCATGTGGCTTCGGCTCAGGGCGAGATTGCGGCGGAGAACGCCATGAATGGGAAACGTTCCTACGATGAGTCCACATGTCCTTCCTGCGTCTATACCAGCCCTGAGTTTGCGGGGGTAGGACTGACGGAGGCGAAAGCAGCCCAGATGGGGTACAAGTACAAGATCGGGAAGTTCCCTCTGAAGGCCAATGGCAAGGCGCTGATCATGAATAACGGAGAGGGTGTCGTGAAATTTGTCGTGGAAGAAGAGTCAGACAAGATTCTCGGCGTCCATATCCTTGGAAGCAGGGCGACGGATCTGATTGGGGAGGCCGCGATCGCCATCGGCATGGGAGCAAGCATAGAGGATCTGGCAAATGTGATCCATGCACACCCCACCCTCAGCGAGGCGATCCGGGAGGGCGCGCTCTCATCCATTCATTTGGCAATACATATACCAAATAAATAG
- a CDS encoding zinc-dependent alcohol dehydrogenase, whose protein sequence is MKSLKLVGPRQLEFFERPEPHLTSSRDVKIQVKYAGICVDDMPFFRRDRDMLAWGSNLLPLNGHEMSGVVVECGQDAARSGIKVGDRVSGYAWNKCGECYYCKTGRESHCLNLVPAQGTLSEYIVWNARQLMVLPPSVSMEEGCLTDPIGYAIHGVDRAKISIGSKVLIIGGTLNGQLMLQMVKMQGASKITMIDQEKTIRQLASSLGAEYTIDPVHENVAAIVSQITEGLGYDVIFETSGNIAMLSLATRLLARHGSLLFSSIYGINTNLPISISELYLKEASLIPYYMAPYILPRIKSIMSKLELKPLITKVYDFKDAIMAYKDTETGLYPHVLVKVSD, encoded by the coding sequence ATGAAATCACTGAAACTGGTAGGGCCAAGGCAGCTGGAGTTCTTTGAAAGGCCCGAGCCTCACCTTACAAGTTCCCGGGATGTAAAGATCCAGGTAAAGTATGCCGGAATCTGCGTAGATGATATGCCGTTTTTCAGAAGGGACCGGGATATGCTGGCCTGGGGAAGCAATCTTCTTCCCCTGAATGGCCATGAGATGTCAGGAGTCGTTGTGGAATGCGGGCAGGATGCGGCGAGAAGCGGCATCAAGGTAGGAGACAGAGTCAGCGGCTATGCCTGGAACAAATGCGGGGAATGCTATTACTGCAAGACGGGAAGGGAAAGCCACTGCCTGAATCTGGTTCCTGCCCAGGGGACGCTGTCCGAGTATATCGTCTGGAATGCCAGGCAGCTGATGGTGCTGCCTCCTTCTGTATCTATGGAGGAAGGATGCTTAACGGATCCAATCGGATATGCCATCCACGGCGTTGACCGTGCCAAGATCAGCATCGGAAGCAAGGTGCTGATCATCGGCGGAACGCTGAACGGGCAGCTGATGCTTCAGATGGTAAAGATGCAAGGTGCCAGCAAGATTACGATGATCGACCAGGAAAAGACGATCCGGCAGCTGGCGTCTTCCCTGGGAGCTGAGTATACGATTGATCCGGTTCATGAAAATGTGGCGGCAATCGTGTCGCAGATTACCGAAGGGCTTGGCTATGACGTAATCTTCGAGACATCCGGGAATATTGCCATGCTAAGCCTTGCAACCAGGCTGCTGGCGCGCCATGGGAGCCTGCTGTTTTCAAGCATATACGGAATCAATACCAATCTGCCGATCAGCATTTCCGAATTGTACTTAAAAGAGGCATCGCTGATTCCCTATTACATGGCTCCGTATATCCTGCCAAGAATCAAGAGTATCATGAGCAAGTTAGAATTAAAGCCGCTGATTACGAAGGTATATGACTTCAAGGATGCGATCATGGCTTATAAAGATACTGAAACAGGGCTGTATCCGCATGTTCTGGTGAAGGTGTCTGATTGA